From Anopheles coluzzii chromosome 3, AcolN3, whole genome shotgun sequence, the proteins below share one genomic window:
- the LOC120955672 gene encoding leucine-rich repeat and calponin homology domain-containing protein isoform X1, producing the protein MAVAACLKATQSTVVYSGQHQPLHLVGMNGVGNVGIAGGHLQSQLTRSLERILEDAHLSGELKLSGRKLKDFPKAAGKYNLSDTVIADLSRNRFCELPEDITCLAFLERLLVYHNTIRSVPETIRGLHSLTYLDLRNNQLSVLPREICALPLQVLLVSNNRLATLPDELGRMEKLTELDAACNQITHLPARMGDLRNMRSLNLRSNQLVYLPRDLTCLELAFLDISSNKIATLPVELRHMTSLVDLELSNNPLTSPPASLCVRGLVHVFKYLETVASREEKSKTGIDGHATLRRTALSAKNSSSCLLDSQQRNRRANVDSGYCTSDGGFDGKRWKYEEDAHNFTISSSKWSPTPLHPGCTVMPANGSNHKIASNPSSGGQHVALATHPNHGGPHESTVDTAVAGTTGGSNDVCWEEEFRKNATFQEHHPDRKQLSNNNSNDISPEGDITPDGTKTDDKGRTLSNYQTYREYKEALRQQRNLDSVYRSKDHPLTPDSAGSATDSPVSNVSPYTKSISSSSVYSSSSQSSPVSPHHTIGVQKMNQINANPNSSYHMSGASGTHSSPLLSPNRNGSQGTTVDDSTGGTPNKRPVQKVIPSRNIGSLHHNQSPTHLNGNHHASGAASTSVSNGSHGKNALSNGAGKGSLSSANGSVNNEYAYVKPNSPCKSTSGVLAHNNIPPSSIPKPTAPNSGGLGSPGATQKPLTATVGYVNNAKPGQKANKTVSWNRDVPTEKLSFTMRREFDKQKEETELIEQLRQIIETRLKMSLPQDIAPALMDGVVLCHLANLVRPRSVGSIHVPSSAVPKLTMARCRRNVDYFLDACRKIGVDEELICSCQDIVPPTVAESSSTPLEDNDRKAGYDDGHGSQETSPTPRPPNPLAMYRTIAALLSLPVAQSVSPPSPSPLGFLRRPRSPPPPPPPTTQSVSAITAAATNTNSSTEPETNLNCEIMESYGFSTVGILDQQGSQIVGDLATTGEKMFEYSDQPTQRSYRGSEDHRNVPVTLDLPKSSVKPARKRKFPSTRTNRRNHGSTDIQSNLNEIIEECEYDSDIGKFRCRTDDADEMGYGLRDYEDSETSVTSCDDDLNDVDVGCDDDVGGEAFTPTNAQPTMADSIVRRNIPSNDLDTPILSSKTETSGTENFNIVQYDVDSIKTDEHKVVTKRIEFFENAANSSMKILNCETSAILNTAVIKNEGEIVETPQMSKANEPYSAKNDSHRRESDHPVISTILCLGTFLFTVIYLYLYPLS; encoded by the exons ATCTGTCGAGAAATCGATTCTGTGAACTACCAGAAGACATCACATGTCTCGCGTTTTTAGAGCGCCTGTTGGTCTACCACAACACGATCCGGTCTGTGCCGGAAACGATACGTGGACTGCATTCTCTAACTTATTTAGATTTAAG AAACAATCAACTATCGGTTTTGCCGCGCGAAATCTGTGCTCTACCTCTTCAGGTTTTACTCGTCTCGAACAATCGCCTTGCTACATTGCCCGACGAGCTCGGTCGAATGGAGAAGCTGACGGAGCTCGATGCGGCTTGCAATCAGATAACACATCTTCCAGCGCGAATGGGTGATCTTCGCAACATGCGTTCGCTAAATTTGCGCAGCAATCAGTTAGTTTACCTGCCTCGTGATCTCACCTGCCTGGAGTTGGCATTTTTGGatatcagcagcaacaagatCGCTACCTTGCCGGTAGAACTCCGTCACATGACCTCGCTTGTGGATTTGGAACTTTCGAACAATCCACTCACCTCTCCACCTGCTAGC CTATGTGTACGCGGATTGGTGCATGTCTTCAAGTATTTGGAAACGGTAGCGTCGCGGGAGGAAAAATCTAAAACGGGTATCGATGGCCATGCAACATTACGACGTACGGCTCTTTCGGCAAAGAATTCCAGCAGTTGTTTGCTGGACAGCCAACAGCGGAATCGGAGAGCAAACGTCGACTCTGGATACTGTACTAGTGATGGTGGGTTCGATGGTAAGCGTTGGAAGTATGAGGAAGATGCACACAATTTCACCATTTCATCGTCAAAATGGTCCCCCACTCCACTGCACCCGGGTTGCACGGTCATGCCAGCCAATGGTAGTAACCATAAGATTGCTTCTAATCCTTCCTCAGGTGGACAACATGTCGCTCTGGCAACTCATCCGAACCACGGTGGTCCACATGAATCTACAGTAGATACTGCCGTTGCTGGAACAACGGGGGGTAGCAATGATGTGTGTTGGGAAGAAGAATTTCGGAAGAATGCGACGTTTCAGGAACATCATCCGGATCGCAAGCAGTTATCGAACAACAATAG CAATGATATATCGCCTGAAGGAGACATAACACCCGATGGCACAAAGACGGATGACAAAGGCCGTACACTATCCAATTATCAGACGTATCGCGAGTACAAGGAAGCATTGCGTCAGCAGCGTAATCTTGACTCAGTCTACCGATCCAAAGATCATCCGCTGACACCAGATAGTGCTGGATCGGCGACGGACTCACCGGTTAGCAATGTTTCGCCGTACACAAAATCTATCTCGTCATCCTCGGTttatagcagcagcagccaaagcTCTCCAGTATCGCCACATCATACAATAGGCGTGcaaaaaatgaaccaaattAATGCAAACCCGAATAGCAGCTACCACATGTCTGGGGCATCTGGCACCCATTCAAGTCCTCTGCTTTCGCCAAATCGAAACGGTAGTCAAGGCACAACAGTTGATGATAGTACTGGAGGTACTCCTAATAAGCGACCGGTGCAGAAAGTCATACCATCTCGCAACATTGGCTCATTACATCATAATCAATCACCTACGCATTTAAATGGCAATCATCATGCGTCAGGAGCAGCTTCCACTAGTGTTTCTAATGGATCCCATGGTAAAAATGCTCTTTCAAACGGTGCTGGAAAAGGATCATTGTCTTCAGCAAATGGAAGTGTCAACAACGAATACGCTTATGTGAAACCAAATAGCCCATGCAAGTCGACAAGTGGGGTATTGGCGCACAATAATATTCCTCCTTCGTCGATACCAAAGCCAACGGCTCCAAATAGTGGAGGACTAGGCTCACCGGGAGCTACTCAAAAACCGTTAACAGCGACAGTAGGTTACGTAAATAATGCTAAACCGGGACAGAAAGCAAATAA GACTGTCTCGTGGAATCGTGACGTGCCTACCGAAAAGTTGAGCTTTACCATGCGTCGGGAGTTCGATAAGCAGAAGGAGGAAACTGAACTCATTGAGCAACTGCGGCAAATTATTGAAACCCGCTTGAAAATGTCGCTTCCGCAAGACATTGCACCTGCGTTAATGGATGGTGTCGTGCTATGCCATCTTGCGAATCTTGTTCGACCAAGATCTGTTGGCAGCATTCACGTCCCTTCTTCAGCTGTG CCAAAATTAACCATGGCTCGATGTCGAAGAAACGTGGATTATTTTCTGGATGCTTGTCGAAAAATTGGCGTAGATGAG GAGTTGATTTGCTCCTGCCAGGACATCGTTCCACCAACCGTGGCCGAATCCTCGTCAACACCGTTGGAGGATAATGATCGGAAGGCGGGATATGATGATGGACATGGATCACAGGAAACAAGTCCTACGCCAAGACCTCCTAATCCGTTAGCGATGTATCGTACGATCGCAGCATTGCTGAGTTTGCCGGTGGCTCAGAGCGTATCACCAccttcaccatcaccacttGGGTTTCTTCGTCGTCCtcgatcaccaccaccaccgccaccgccaacaACGCAATCCGTATCAGCCATAACAGCTGCTGcaaccaacaccaacagcTCAACAGAGCCAGAGACAAATTTAAATTGTGAAATAATGGAATCGTATGGTTTTTCGACTGTAGGCATATTAGATCAGCAGGGTTCGCAAATAGTCGGTGACCTAGCAACCACCGGTGAGAAGATGTTCGAGTATTCGGACCAACCTACTCAAAGGTCGTACCGTGGCAGTGAGGATCATCGGAATGTTCCAGTGACATTGGATCTTCCCAAGAGTAGTGTTAAACCTGCTAGAAAACGAAAGTTTCCTTCTACGCGAACCAACCGTCGAAATCATGGTTCAACCGACATACAATcaaatttgaatgaaataatCGAAGAATGTGAATACGACAGTGATATTGGAAAGTTTCGTTGTCGCACCGACGATGCTGATGAAATGGGTTACGGTCTTCGCGATTACGAAGATTCGGAAACGAGCGTTACTTCTTGCGACGACGATCTGAATGACGTTGATGTAGgatgtgatgatgatgtgggTGGTGAAGCTTTCACTCCGACTAATGCTCAACCCACCATGGCCGATTCAATTGTTCGTCGGAATATACCGTCAAACGATCTGGACACCCCAATATTGAGTTCTAAGACCGAAACCAGTGGAACCGAAAATTTTAACATCGTTCAATATGACGTCGACTCGATAAAAACTGATGAGCATAAAGTGGTTACGAAGAGAATCGAATTTTTTGAAAATGCTGCAAATAGCAGTATGAAGATACTGAACTGCGAAACGTCTGCCATCTTAAATACTGCGGTAATCAAAAATGAGGGGGAAATTGTCGAAACCCCGCAAATGTCCAAAGCAAACGAGCCCTACAGTGCTAAAAACGATTCTCATCGACGTGAATCCGATCACCCAGTGATTTCAACCATTCTATGTTtaggaacttttttgtttACGGTCATTTATTTATACTTGTATCCTTTGTCGTag
- the LOC120955672 gene encoding leucine-rich repeat and calponin homology domain-containing protein isoform X2: MAVAACLKATQSTVVYSGQHQPLHLVGMNGVGNVGIAGGHLQSQLTRSLERILEDAHLSGELKLSGRKLKDFPKAAGKYNLSDTVIADLSRNRFCELPEDITCLAFLERLLVYHNTIRSVPETIRGLHSLTYLDLRNNQLSVLPREICALPLQVLLVSNNRLATLPDELGRMEKLTELDAACNQITHLPARMGDLRNMRSLNLRSNQLVYLPRDLTCLELAFLDISSNKIATLPVELRHMTSLVDLELSNNPLTSPPASLCVRGLVHVFKYLETVASREEKSKTGIDGHATLRRTALSAKNSSSCLLDSQQRNRRANVDSGYCTSDGGFDGGQHVALATHPNHGGPHESTVDTAVAGTTGGSNDVCWEEEFRKNATFQEHHPDRKQLSNNNSNDISPEGDITPDGTKTDDKGRTLSNYQTYREYKEALRQQRNLDSVYRSKDHPLTPDSAGSATDSPVSNVSPYTKSISSSSVYSSSSQSSPVSPHHTIGVQKMNQINANPNSSYHMSGASGTHSSPLLSPNRNGSQGTTVDDSTGGTPNKRPVQKVIPSRNIGSLHHNQSPTHLNGNHHASGAASTSVSNGSHGKNALSNGAGKGSLSSANGSVNNEYAYVKPNSPCKSTSGVLAHNNIPPSSIPKPTAPNSGGLGSPGATQKPLTATVGYVNNAKPGQKANKTVSWNRDVPTEKLSFTMRREFDKQKEETELIEQLRQIIETRLKMSLPQDIAPALMDGVVLCHLANLVRPRSVGSIHVPSSAVPKLTMARCRRNVDYFLDACRKIGVDEELICSCQDIVPPTVAESSSTPLEDNDRKAGYDDGHGSQETSPTPRPPNPLAMYRTIAALLSLPVAQSVSPPSPSPLGFLRRPRSPPPPPPPTTQSVSAITAAATNTNSSTEPETNLNCEIMESYGFSTVGILDQQGSQIVGDLATTGEKMFEYSDQPTQRSYRGSEDHRNVPVTLDLPKSSVKPARKRKFPSTRTNRRNHGSTDIQSNLNEIIEECEYDSDIGKFRCRTDDADEMGYGLRDYEDSETSVTSCDDDLNDVDVGCDDDVGGEAFTPTNAQPTMADSIVRRNIPSNDLDTPILSSKTETSGTENFNIVQYDVDSIKTDEHKVVTKRIEFFENAANSSMKILNCETSAILNTAVIKNEGEIVETPQMSKANEPYSAKNDSHRRESDHPVISTILCLGTFLFTVIYLYLYPLS, from the exons ATCTGTCGAGAAATCGATTCTGTGAACTACCAGAAGACATCACATGTCTCGCGTTTTTAGAGCGCCTGTTGGTCTACCACAACACGATCCGGTCTGTGCCGGAAACGATACGTGGACTGCATTCTCTAACTTATTTAGATTTAAG AAACAATCAACTATCGGTTTTGCCGCGCGAAATCTGTGCTCTACCTCTTCAGGTTTTACTCGTCTCGAACAATCGCCTTGCTACATTGCCCGACGAGCTCGGTCGAATGGAGAAGCTGACGGAGCTCGATGCGGCTTGCAATCAGATAACACATCTTCCAGCGCGAATGGGTGATCTTCGCAACATGCGTTCGCTAAATTTGCGCAGCAATCAGTTAGTTTACCTGCCTCGTGATCTCACCTGCCTGGAGTTGGCATTTTTGGatatcagcagcaacaagatCGCTACCTTGCCGGTAGAACTCCGTCACATGACCTCGCTTGTGGATTTGGAACTTTCGAACAATCCACTCACCTCTCCACCTGCTAGC CTATGTGTACGCGGATTGGTGCATGTCTTCAAGTATTTGGAAACGGTAGCGTCGCGGGAGGAAAAATCTAAAACGGGTATCGATGGCCATGCAACATTACGACGTACGGCTCTTTCGGCAAAGAATTCCAGCAGTTGTTTGCTGGACAGCCAACAGCGGAATCGGAGAGCAAACGTCGACTCTGGATACTGTACTAGTGATGGTGGGTTCGATG GTGGACAACATGTCGCTCTGGCAACTCATCCGAACCACGGTGGTCCACATGAATCTACAGTAGATACTGCCGTTGCTGGAACAACGGGGGGTAGCAATGATGTGTGTTGGGAAGAAGAATTTCGGAAGAATGCGACGTTTCAGGAACATCATCCGGATCGCAAGCAGTTATCGAACAACAATAG CAATGATATATCGCCTGAAGGAGACATAACACCCGATGGCACAAAGACGGATGACAAAGGCCGTACACTATCCAATTATCAGACGTATCGCGAGTACAAGGAAGCATTGCGTCAGCAGCGTAATCTTGACTCAGTCTACCGATCCAAAGATCATCCGCTGACACCAGATAGTGCTGGATCGGCGACGGACTCACCGGTTAGCAATGTTTCGCCGTACACAAAATCTATCTCGTCATCCTCGGTttatagcagcagcagccaaagcTCTCCAGTATCGCCACATCATACAATAGGCGTGcaaaaaatgaaccaaattAATGCAAACCCGAATAGCAGCTACCACATGTCTGGGGCATCTGGCACCCATTCAAGTCCTCTGCTTTCGCCAAATCGAAACGGTAGTCAAGGCACAACAGTTGATGATAGTACTGGAGGTACTCCTAATAAGCGACCGGTGCAGAAAGTCATACCATCTCGCAACATTGGCTCATTACATCATAATCAATCACCTACGCATTTAAATGGCAATCATCATGCGTCAGGAGCAGCTTCCACTAGTGTTTCTAATGGATCCCATGGTAAAAATGCTCTTTCAAACGGTGCTGGAAAAGGATCATTGTCTTCAGCAAATGGAAGTGTCAACAACGAATACGCTTATGTGAAACCAAATAGCCCATGCAAGTCGACAAGTGGGGTATTGGCGCACAATAATATTCCTCCTTCGTCGATACCAAAGCCAACGGCTCCAAATAGTGGAGGACTAGGCTCACCGGGAGCTACTCAAAAACCGTTAACAGCGACAGTAGGTTACGTAAATAATGCTAAACCGGGACAGAAAGCAAATAA GACTGTCTCGTGGAATCGTGACGTGCCTACCGAAAAGTTGAGCTTTACCATGCGTCGGGAGTTCGATAAGCAGAAGGAGGAAACTGAACTCATTGAGCAACTGCGGCAAATTATTGAAACCCGCTTGAAAATGTCGCTTCCGCAAGACATTGCACCTGCGTTAATGGATGGTGTCGTGCTATGCCATCTTGCGAATCTTGTTCGACCAAGATCTGTTGGCAGCATTCACGTCCCTTCTTCAGCTGTG CCAAAATTAACCATGGCTCGATGTCGAAGAAACGTGGATTATTTTCTGGATGCTTGTCGAAAAATTGGCGTAGATGAG GAGTTGATTTGCTCCTGCCAGGACATCGTTCCACCAACCGTGGCCGAATCCTCGTCAACACCGTTGGAGGATAATGATCGGAAGGCGGGATATGATGATGGACATGGATCACAGGAAACAAGTCCTACGCCAAGACCTCCTAATCCGTTAGCGATGTATCGTACGATCGCAGCATTGCTGAGTTTGCCGGTGGCTCAGAGCGTATCACCAccttcaccatcaccacttGGGTTTCTTCGTCGTCCtcgatcaccaccaccaccgccaccgccaacaACGCAATCCGTATCAGCCATAACAGCTGCTGcaaccaacaccaacagcTCAACAGAGCCAGAGACAAATTTAAATTGTGAAATAATGGAATCGTATGGTTTTTCGACTGTAGGCATATTAGATCAGCAGGGTTCGCAAATAGTCGGTGACCTAGCAACCACCGGTGAGAAGATGTTCGAGTATTCGGACCAACCTACTCAAAGGTCGTACCGTGGCAGTGAGGATCATCGGAATGTTCCAGTGACATTGGATCTTCCCAAGAGTAGTGTTAAACCTGCTAGAAAACGAAAGTTTCCTTCTACGCGAACCAACCGTCGAAATCATGGTTCAACCGACATACAATcaaatttgaatgaaataatCGAAGAATGTGAATACGACAGTGATATTGGAAAGTTTCGTTGTCGCACCGACGATGCTGATGAAATGGGTTACGGTCTTCGCGATTACGAAGATTCGGAAACGAGCGTTACTTCTTGCGACGACGATCTGAATGACGTTGATGTAGgatgtgatgatgatgtgggTGGTGAAGCTTTCACTCCGACTAATGCTCAACCCACCATGGCCGATTCAATTGTTCGTCGGAATATACCGTCAAACGATCTGGACACCCCAATATTGAGTTCTAAGACCGAAACCAGTGGAACCGAAAATTTTAACATCGTTCAATATGACGTCGACTCGATAAAAACTGATGAGCATAAAGTGGTTACGAAGAGAATCGAATTTTTTGAAAATGCTGCAAATAGCAGTATGAAGATACTGAACTGCGAAACGTCTGCCATCTTAAATACTGCGGTAATCAAAAATGAGGGGGAAATTGTCGAAACCCCGCAAATGTCCAAAGCAAACGAGCCCTACAGTGCTAAAAACGATTCTCATCGACGTGAATCCGATCACCCAGTGATTTCAACCATTCTATGTTtaggaacttttttgtttACGGTCATTTATTTATACTTGTATCCTTTGTCGTag
- the LOC120955672 gene encoding leucine-rich repeat and calponin homology domain-containing protein isoform X3: protein MAVAACLKATQSTVVYSGQHQPLHLVGMNGVGNVGIAGGHLQSQLTRSLERILEDAHLSGELKLSGRKLKDFPKAAGKYNLSDTVIADLSRNRFCELPEDITCLAFLERLLVYHNTIRSVPETIRGLHSLTYLDLRNNQLSVLPREICALPLQVLLVSNNRLATLPDELGRMEKLTELDAACNQITHLPARMGDLRNMRSLNLRSNQLVYLPRDLTCLELAFLDISSNKIATLPVELRHMTSLVDLELSNNPLTSPPASLCVRGLVHVFKYLETVASREEKSKTGIDGHATLRRTALSAKNSSSCLLDSQQRNRRANVDSGYCTSDGGFDGGQHVALATHPNHGGPHESTVDTAVAGTTGGSNDVCWEEEFRKNATFQEHHPDRKQLSNNNSNDISPEGDITPDGTKTDDKGRTLSNYQTYREYKEALRQQRNLDSVYRSKDHPLTPDSAGSATDSPVSNVSPYTKSISSSSVYSSSSQSSPVSPHHTIGVQKMNQINANPNSSYHMSGASGTHSSPLLSPNRNGSQGTTVDDSTGGTPNKRPVQKVIPSRNIGSLHHNQSPTHLNGNHHASGAASTSVSNGSHGKNALSNGAGKGSLSSANGSVNNEYAYVKPNSPCKSTSGVLAHNNIPPSSIPKPTAPNSGGLGSPGATQKPLTATVGYVNNAKPGQKANKTVSWNRDVPTEKLSFTMRREFDKQKEETELIEQLRQIIETRLKMSLPQDIAPALMDGVVLCHLANLVRPRSVGSIHVPSSAVPKLTMARCRRNVDYFLDACRKIGVDENLLCCAADVLEGRGIVQVAITVVELLKFHNPASNVRSPTRSMYALANNLNSSGNSGSSGSSSSSSSSVQKSSPSTSSLSSPVGGNGI from the exons ATCTGTCGAGAAATCGATTCTGTGAACTACCAGAAGACATCACATGTCTCGCGTTTTTAGAGCGCCTGTTGGTCTACCACAACACGATCCGGTCTGTGCCGGAAACGATACGTGGACTGCATTCTCTAACTTATTTAGATTTAAG AAACAATCAACTATCGGTTTTGCCGCGCGAAATCTGTGCTCTACCTCTTCAGGTTTTACTCGTCTCGAACAATCGCCTTGCTACATTGCCCGACGAGCTCGGTCGAATGGAGAAGCTGACGGAGCTCGATGCGGCTTGCAATCAGATAACACATCTTCCAGCGCGAATGGGTGATCTTCGCAACATGCGTTCGCTAAATTTGCGCAGCAATCAGTTAGTTTACCTGCCTCGTGATCTCACCTGCCTGGAGTTGGCATTTTTGGatatcagcagcaacaagatCGCTACCTTGCCGGTAGAACTCCGTCACATGACCTCGCTTGTGGATTTGGAACTTTCGAACAATCCACTCACCTCTCCACCTGCTAGC CTATGTGTACGCGGATTGGTGCATGTCTTCAAGTATTTGGAAACGGTAGCGTCGCGGGAGGAAAAATCTAAAACGGGTATCGATGGCCATGCAACATTACGACGTACGGCTCTTTCGGCAAAGAATTCCAGCAGTTGTTTGCTGGACAGCCAACAGCGGAATCGGAGAGCAAACGTCGACTCTGGATACTGTACTAGTGATGGTGGGTTCGATG GTGGACAACATGTCGCTCTGGCAACTCATCCGAACCACGGTGGTCCACATGAATCTACAGTAGATACTGCCGTTGCTGGAACAACGGGGGGTAGCAATGATGTGTGTTGGGAAGAAGAATTTCGGAAGAATGCGACGTTTCAGGAACATCATCCGGATCGCAAGCAGTTATCGAACAACAATAG CAATGATATATCGCCTGAAGGAGACATAACACCCGATGGCACAAAGACGGATGACAAAGGCCGTACACTATCCAATTATCAGACGTATCGCGAGTACAAGGAAGCATTGCGTCAGCAGCGTAATCTTGACTCAGTCTACCGATCCAAAGATCATCCGCTGACACCAGATAGTGCTGGATCGGCGACGGACTCACCGGTTAGCAATGTTTCGCCGTACACAAAATCTATCTCGTCATCCTCGGTttatagcagcagcagccaaagcTCTCCAGTATCGCCACATCATACAATAGGCGTGcaaaaaatgaaccaaattAATGCAAACCCGAATAGCAGCTACCACATGTCTGGGGCATCTGGCACCCATTCAAGTCCTCTGCTTTCGCCAAATCGAAACGGTAGTCAAGGCACAACAGTTGATGATAGTACTGGAGGTACTCCTAATAAGCGACCGGTGCAGAAAGTCATACCATCTCGCAACATTGGCTCATTACATCATAATCAATCACCTACGCATTTAAATGGCAATCATCATGCGTCAGGAGCAGCTTCCACTAGTGTTTCTAATGGATCCCATGGTAAAAATGCTCTTTCAAACGGTGCTGGAAAAGGATCATTGTCTTCAGCAAATGGAAGTGTCAACAACGAATACGCTTATGTGAAACCAAATAGCCCATGCAAGTCGACAAGTGGGGTATTGGCGCACAATAATATTCCTCCTTCGTCGATACCAAAGCCAACGGCTCCAAATAGTGGAGGACTAGGCTCACCGGGAGCTACTCAAAAACCGTTAACAGCGACAGTAGGTTACGTAAATAATGCTAAACCGGGACAGAAAGCAAATAA GACTGTCTCGTGGAATCGTGACGTGCCTACCGAAAAGTTGAGCTTTACCATGCGTCGGGAGTTCGATAAGCAGAAGGAGGAAACTGAACTCATTGAGCAACTGCGGCAAATTATTGAAACCCGCTTGAAAATGTCGCTTCCGCAAGACATTGCACCTGCGTTAATGGATGGTGTCGTGCTATGCCATCTTGCGAATCTTGTTCGACCAAGATCTGTTGGCAGCATTCACGTCCCTTCTTCAGCTGTG CCAAAATTAACCATGGCTCGATGTCGAAGAAACGTGGATTATTTTCTGGATGCTTGTCGAAAAATTGGCGTAGATGAG AATCTTCTGTGCTGCGCAGCCGATGTCCTTGAAGGTCGAGGCATTGTACAGGTTGCAATAACAGTGGTGGAGCTGCTGAAGTTTCATAACCCGGCATCAAACGTTCGTTCACCAACTCGCAGTATGTATGCTTTAGCGAATAATCTCAACAGCAGTGGCAACAGCGGCAGTAgcggcagtagcagtagcagtagttcCAGCGTACAGAAGTCAAGCCCTTCTACATCGTCCCTGTCGTCACCAGTAGGTGGAAATGGTATATGA
- the LOC120955673 gene encoding WAG22 antigen-like: protein MNLHQAQQSTVLLCAMTLLLCTLGGISAASGGLVGGGGVGGGSGGSGGARGSGMYNYGTYGGMGGTGSVSGLGMRRGAGVYGPAGLGNPHETPRYLHPGQGGTSATKSPISAKSSNHRLSAWGIITIVTFVILIGAGAYWGFICYPFFCKKERNYNMMMNMSSATTATPSTRSTEFEKLDHCCSKSTTSTRSNDTGISNI, encoded by the exons ATGAATCTGCACCAAGCTCAGCAATCCACTGTTCTACTCTGTGCAA TGACCCTGCTTCTCTGCACGCTTGGTGGTATTAGCGCCGCCAGTGGAGGGCTTGTTGGAGGAGGCGGTGTCGGAGGCGGCAGTGGTGGAAGTGGTGGGGCTCGAGGATCGGGTATGTACAACTATGGCACCTACGGCGGTATGGGAGGAACGGGTAGCGTCAGCGGTCTCGGGATGCGTCGAGGAGCCGGCGTGTACGGCCCGGCTGGCCTTGGAAACCCACACGAGACGCCGCGATATCTTCATCCTGGCCAGGGCGGAACGTCTGCTACGAAGAGTCCCATTTCAGCTAAATCTAGCAACCATCGTCTATCGGCCTGGGGAATCATTACGATCGTTACGTTTGTCATTCTGATCGGAGCCGGTGCGTACTGGGGCTTTATCTGCTACCCATTCTTCTGCAAGAAGGAGCGCAACTACAACATGATGATGAACATGTCGTcggccaccaccgccacaccGTCGACACGATCGACCGAGTTTGAAAAGCTCGATCACTGCTGCTCCAAATCAACTACCTCTACCCGGAGCAACGACACGGGCATTAGCAACATCTAA